The proteins below are encoded in one region of Pleuronectes platessa chromosome 14, fPlePla1.1, whole genome shotgun sequence:
- the c14h3orf38 gene encoding uncharacterized protein C3orf38 homolog, whose product MSGLSETERLGCTEILKLLSNRDLLSLSDTVTNKVIVVENSSEALETILIFSKNAEELLRRKKVQRDLIFRYLAKQGVAMAPISDKHQLVKRTLELWKAVLDKRPQGLKDGTREKEPSETASDTLNLKVTVGFDPQLLGQQFCQWFFQLLNSQNPSLGQAPQDWGPQHFWPDVKLRLLARAGSVQMEEFQGAELVSLRLLALTKEERLLLSPNLEPLGLRTLASPHGMVLVAVAGTIHRDSNCLGIFEQIFGLIRIPLENNSWKIKFVNLKIRGQEALGGTEATAPALTYNSTELQLLCS is encoded by the exons ATGTCTGGACTGTCAGAGACGGAGCGGCTCGGCTGCACAGAGATACTGAAGCTCCTGTCAAACCGCGACCTGCTGTCACTCAGTGACACTGTGACCAATAAAGTGATAGTTGTGGAAAATAGCTCAG AGGCCCTGGAAACGATCCTGATCTTCAGTAAAAATGCAGAAGAGCTCCTGAGAAGGAAGAAAGTTCAACGGGACCTAATTTTTCGGTATCTGGCCAAACAGGGGGTGGCGATGGCCCCCATCAGTGACAAACACCAGCTGGTGAAGAGGACGCTGGAGCTTTGGAAG GCCGTGCTTGATAAAAGACCTCAAGGACTGAAAGATGGGACCAGAGAGAAAGAGCCCTCAGAGACAGCGTCTGATACCCTGAACTTGAAGGTTACGGTGGGTTTTGACCCTCAGCTCCTCGGCCAGCAGTTCTGCCAGTGGTTCTTCCAGCTCCTGAACAGCCAGAACCCCTCACTGGGCCAGGCGCCTCAGGACTGGGGGCCGCAGCACTTCTGGCCAGATGTGAAGCTGCGTCTTCTCGCCAG AGCGGGCAGCGTACAGATGGAGGAGTTCCAGGGTGCTGAACTGGTTAGCCTGCGTCTCCTAGCCTTGACCAAGGAAGAGCGCCTTCTCCTCAGCCCCAACCTGGAGCCCCTTGGCCTCAGGACACTTGCCTCCCCCCATGGCATGGTGCTGGTGGCCGTGGCCGGGACCATCCACAGAGATTCAAACTGCCTGGGCATCTTCGAGCAAATATTTGGCCTCATCCGCATCCCGCTGGAAAATAACAGCTGGAAGATCAAGTTTGTCAACCTGAAAATCAGAGGGCAGGAGGCTCTGGGCGGGACGGAGGCCACGGCGCCTGCTTTGACTTACAACTCcactgagctgcagcttctctgcaGCTGA
- the zgc:152951 gene encoding uncharacterized protein zgc:152951, translating to MEEFTSRAPGRVTVYSIQGCPHCVQAKATLGRLEVPVCDVDLGRHPELRAAVKELTGRSSVPQIFFNNVHVGGNDDLQKLAPEELQRLVSLVKEEPLPADAPPVPEKSQSEDAAGETDGEFMCEKDELADLVQDLKHGSVIGSQRRGLSVYKKSFSGDQLVDWLQKEKGMARAEACSTGQALLQKKYMVSVRGCGQQDGGFGEGENVTDALYRLLEDDPHSALNAGQTAGCSVKPAAELSLLLRELILKLFSEHLSADGKSVDYNGMSSNPAFKRYSELAIQLQRVELLSLSREEKLAFFINTYNALVIHGFLRLGAPTNMWSRYRFFNYVSYLIGGEVFTLQDIENGVLRGNKKGLAQFRRPFSNTDPRLQVALPNAEPLIHFALNCGAKGCPPIKTYSPQDIDSQLRISAEAFLENDDGCVVDSGKREVRLSQIFKWYKADFGGTDENLLKWVLEHMGASPKKTSLQGVMSEGKTKVTFLPYDWSSNGSH from the exons ATGGAGGAGTTTACAAGCCGTGCTCCGGGACGGGTAACCGTGTACTCCATCCAGGGCTGCCCACACTGTGTGCAGGCTAAGGCCACCCTCGGGCGTTTGGAAGTGCCAGTGTGTGACGTGGACTTGGGGAGGCATCCAGAGCTGAGAGCGGCAGTGAAGGAGCTTACCGGACGCAGCTCAGTCCCTCAGATCTTCTTCAACAATGTTCATGTTGGCGGCAACGATGACCTGCAGAAAttg GCTCCTGAGGAGCTTCAGAGATTGGTGAGTCTGGTCAAGGAGGAGCCTCTTCCAGCAGATGCTCCGCCTGTGCCAGAgaagagccaatcagaggacGCAGCTGGAGAGACCGATGGAG AGTTTATGTGTGAGAAAGATGAGTTGGCCGACCTGGTACAGGACCTCAAACATGGCAGTGTTATTGGCAGTCAAAGGAGGGGGCTGTCTGTTTACAAAAAGAGCTTCTCCGGCGATCAGCTGGTAGActggctgcagaaagagaagggCATGG CCCGGGCTGAGGCCTGTAGCACTGGACAGGCGTTGTTGCAGAAGAAGTACATGGTCAGTGTGCGTGgctgtgggcagcaggatggcGGTTTTGGAGAAGGGGAAAACGTCACTGACGCACTGTACAGGCTCCTGGAGGATGACCCTCACTCAGCCCTCAACGCAGGACAGACCGCAGGCTGCAGTGTCAAACCGG CTGCGGAGCTCTCTCTGCTTTTACGGGAGTTGATTCTGAAACTGTTCTCTGAGCATCTCTCTGCCGACGGCAAG TCCGTGGACTACAATGGCATGTCGTCGAACCCTGCGTTCAAGCGTTACTCTGAGCTGGCCATCCAGCTGCAGAGGGTGGAGCTGCTGTCACTGAGCCGGGAGGAGAAGCTGGCCTTCTTCATCAACACCTACAATGCACTCGTCATCCATGGGTTCCTCCGCCTGGGGGCCCCCACCAACATGTGGTCAAGATACAGA TTCTTCAACTATGTGAGCTACCTGATTGGAGGAGAAGTGTTCACATTGCAGGACATAGAGAACGGCGTGCTGAGAGGGAACAAAAAGGGTCTGGCACAGTTTCGAAGGCCCTTCTCCAACACGGACCCAAGGCTTCAA GTGGCTCTCCCGAACGCAGAGCCCCTCATTCACTTTGCCTTGAACTGTGGTGCAAAGGGCTGCCCGCCTATTAAAACGTACAGTCCACAG GACATCGACAGTCAGCTCCGCATATCAGCTGAAGCCTTCCTGGAGAACGATGACGGCTGTGTGGTGGATTCTGGGAAAAGAGAAGTGCGACTCAGTCAGATCTTCAAGTGGTACAAGGCCGACTTTGGAGGCACCGATGAGAAC CTGCTGAAGTGGGTGCTGGAGCACATGGGCGCCTCTCCGAAGAAGACCAGCCTGCAGGGCGTCATGTCTGAAGGCAAAACCAAGGTCACCTTCCTCCCTTATGACTGGAGCTCCAACGGCTCCCACTGA